A genomic window from Massilia sp. METH4 includes:
- a CDS encoding HAD family acid phosphatase, which translates to MHPPIRSIAAALLAAWLPLAAAAPPPVEQRELLSGVLWLQQAPEARYATLSIFRNATTMLEEAIAAPDSAAIEQRGSDVAKLPPAVIVDLDETMLDNSPYEAHLVREGVPFEEAGWARWIAQRRALPVPGALAFAQAVDKAGARIFYVSNRECFAGENPCQAKEHTMANMRALGFPRADDPGAFLFKGERPGWGTDKTSRRQVVGAAHRIVMLVGDDMRDFVSPPQAHALHARDRTLVALAEDEIGRRWFVIPNPMYGSWMERLGGLEGQYAALDSAALPAVERLALGTWNMEWLMTTGTHDALLARCTPGFPPSHVRAIPCNKDRPPLPRRVAADFDALADVARRLPADVVALQEVDGPEAAATVFREGWQLACFISRPNPQKVGFAVRTGIPYACNPELKELDIDGATRAGADITLYPGTPHAVRLLAVHLKSGCFAGSLAEAPAFPPCAGLRKQVPVLERWIDARAAENVRFAVLGDFNRRLELDAVMDAGNDEARPDAVFNALSDGRPKGAVLLRATAGQAHVRCSPLDRHAPAAIDNILVSRSLAALGRLTYARIPYDGATAARHKFPDHCPAVLTIQ; encoded by the coding sequence ATGCACCCGCCGATCCGTTCCATCGCCGCCGCCCTGCTGGCGGCCTGGCTGCCGCTGGCCGCCGCCGCGCCGCCACCCGTCGAGCAGCGCGAGCTGCTGAGCGGCGTACTGTGGCTGCAGCAGGCGCCCGAGGCACGCTATGCCACGCTGTCCATCTTCCGCAACGCCACCACGATGCTGGAGGAAGCGATCGCCGCGCCGGACAGCGCCGCCATCGAGCAGCGCGGCAGCGACGTGGCGAAACTGCCGCCCGCCGTCATCGTCGACCTCGATGAGACGATGCTCGACAACAGCCCCTACGAGGCGCACCTGGTGCGCGAGGGCGTGCCGTTCGAGGAGGCCGGCTGGGCGCGCTGGATCGCCCAGCGGCGCGCGCTGCCGGTGCCCGGCGCGCTGGCATTCGCCCAGGCCGTGGACAAGGCGGGCGCGCGCATCTTCTACGTGTCGAACCGCGAGTGCTTCGCCGGCGAGAATCCGTGCCAGGCGAAGGAACACACGATGGCGAACATGCGCGCGCTCGGCTTTCCCCGCGCGGACGATCCGGGTGCCTTCCTGTTCAAGGGCGAACGCCCCGGCTGGGGCACCGACAAGACCAGCCGCCGCCAGGTGGTGGGCGCCGCCCATCGCATCGTGATGCTGGTGGGGGACGACATGCGCGACTTCGTCTCGCCGCCCCAGGCCCATGCGCTGCATGCGCGCGACCGCACGCTGGTGGCGCTGGCGGAGGATGAAATCGGCCGGCGCTGGTTCGTCATTCCGAATCCCATGTACGGCTCGTGGATGGAGCGCTTGGGCGGCCTGGAGGGCCAGTACGCGGCGCTGGACAGCGCTGCGCTGCCGGCGGTCGAGCGCCTCGCGCTGGGCACCTGGAACATGGAATGGCTGATGACCACCGGCACCCACGATGCATTGCTGGCCAGGTGCACGCCCGGCTTTCCGCCGTCGCACGTGCGCGCTATCCCGTGCAACAAGGACCGCCCGCCGCTGCCGCGCCGCGTGGCCGCCGATTTCGATGCCCTGGCCGACGTGGCGCGGCGCCTCCCCGCGGACGTGGTGGCCCTGCAGGAAGTCGACGGCCCGGAAGCGGCGGCCACCGTGTTCCGCGAGGGCTGGCAGCTGGCCTGCTTCATATCGCGCCCGAATCCGCAGAAAGTGGGCTTCGCGGTGCGCACCGGCATTCCCTACGCCTGCAACCCGGAATTGAAGGAACTCGATATCGACGGCGCCACCCGCGCCGGCGCCGACATCACGCTGTATCCCGGCACGCCGCACGCCGTGCGGCTGCTGGCGGTGCATCTGAAGAGCGGCTGCTTCGCCGGATCGCTGGCGGAAGCACCGGCTTTCCCGCCGTGCGCCGGCCTGCGCAAGCAAGTGCCCGTGCTCGAACGGTGGATCGACGCCCGCGCCGCCGAAAACGTGCGCTTTGCCGTGCTGGGCGACTTCAACCGGCGACTCGAACTCGATGCCGTGATGGATGCCGGGAACGACGAAGCCAGGCCGGACGCGGTTTTCAATGCCCTGAGCGACGGCCGGCCGAAAGGCGCCGTGCTGCTGCGCGCCACCGCCGGCCAGGCCCACGTACGCTGCTCCCCGCTCGACCGCCACGCGCCCGCCGCGATCGACAATATCCTCGTCAGCCGTTCACTGGCCGCGCTGGGCCGCCTCACCTACGCGCGCATCCCCTACGATGGCGCCACGGCGGCCCGGCACAAGTTCCCGGATCACTGCCCGGCCGTGCTGACGATCCAGTAG
- a CDS encoding GntP family permease — MSFLIVLSALAFLMFAAYRGYSVILFAPVAALGAVLLTEPAAVAPVFSGIFMEKMVGFVKLYFPVFLLGAVFGKLVEMAGFSQSIVHAAIRYIGRTRANAVIVAVCALLTYGGVSLFVVVFAVYPFAAELYRQSGIPKRLMPGAIALGAFSFTMDTLPGTPQIQNIIPTTFFQTTGWAAPSLSIVGAIATVVAGLAYLEWRRRSVMATGEGYGADDGKAAASSSEGLPHPLLSLAPLVLVGVANFVLTAAITDRYGTSYTLTSDLLPGLKAPVETPIKTVVGIWAVEGALLLGILLVCVTAFGRIRASFAEGTKSAVGGALLAAMNTASEYGFGGVIAALPGFIAVSEALRKIPDPLVNAAISVTTLSGITGSASGGMSIALAAMADSFIAGCNAAGIPLEVLHRVVAMASGGMDTLPHNGAVITLLAVTGLTHKQSYKDIFGITIIKTAAVFFVIAVYYLTGLV; from the coding sequence ATGTCCTTCCTGATCGTCCTCTCCGCCCTCGCTTTCCTGATGTTCGCCGCATACCGCGGCTATAGCGTCATCCTGTTCGCACCCGTCGCCGCGCTCGGCGCCGTGCTGCTCACCGAACCCGCCGCCGTCGCCCCCGTGTTTTCCGGCATCTTCATGGAAAAGATGGTGGGCTTCGTGAAGCTGTACTTCCCCGTGTTCCTGCTGGGTGCCGTGTTCGGCAAGCTGGTCGAGATGGCCGGCTTCTCGCAATCGATCGTGCATGCGGCGATCCGCTACATCGGCCGCACGCGCGCCAACGCCGTGATCGTGGCCGTGTGCGCGCTGCTCACGTATGGCGGCGTCTCGCTGTTCGTGGTGGTGTTCGCCGTGTATCCGTTCGCGGCGGAGCTCTACCGCCAGAGCGGCATCCCGAAGCGCCTGATGCCCGGCGCGATCGCCCTCGGCGCCTTCTCGTTCACCATGGACACGCTGCCCGGCACGCCGCAGATCCAGAACATCATTCCCACCACGTTCTTCCAGACCACCGGCTGGGCCGCGCCCTCGCTCTCCATCGTGGGGGCGATCGCCACCGTGGTCGCCGGCCTTGCCTACCTGGAATGGCGCCGCCGCTCCGTGATGGCGACGGGCGAGGGCTACGGCGCCGACGACGGGAAGGCGGCCGCTTCCTCGTCGGAAGGCTTGCCGCACCCGCTGCTGTCCCTGGCGCCGCTGGTGCTGGTGGGCGTGGCCAACTTCGTGCTCACCGCCGCGATCACGGACCGGTACGGCACCAGCTACACGCTCACCTCGGACCTGCTGCCGGGCCTGAAGGCGCCCGTGGAAACGCCGATCAAGACCGTGGTCGGCATCTGGGCCGTGGAAGGCGCGCTGTTGCTGGGCATCCTCCTCGTGTGCGTCACGGCGTTCGGGCGTATCCGCGCTTCGTTCGCCGAGGGAACGAAATCGGCCGTGGGCGGCGCGCTGCTGGCGGCCATGAACACGGCTTCCGAATACGGCTTCGGCGGCGTGATCGCCGCGCTGCCGGGCTTCATCGCCGTCAGCGAGGCGCTGCGCAAGATTCCCGACCCGCTGGTGAACGCGGCGATCTCGGTCACCACATTGTCCGGCATCACCGGCTCGGCATCCGGCGGCATGAGCATCGCACTGGCCGCGATGGCCGACAGCTTCATCGCCGGCTGCAACGCCGCCGGCATCCCGCTCGAGGTGCTGCACCGGGTCGTGGCGATGGCCAGCGGCGGCATGGACACGCTGCCGCACAACGGCGCCGTGATCACGCTGCTGGCGGTGACGGGGCTCACGCACAAGCAGTCCTACAAGGATATCTTCGGCATTACCATCATCAAGACGGCTGCCGTGTTCTTCGTGATTGCCGTGTATTACCTGACGGGGTTGGTGTAG
- a CDS encoding AraC family transcriptional regulator — MDSPADTDRLVHWLIDSIELEAAAFHVGQYCGRWRASTAGRGLGSFHLVLHGSCWLHVEGRAPLELGPRDGVFLLRDIPHFLGPDPDPRAPLPAGGMQPLGTPGADTTGIACGFFQYRGALSTLIVDSFPDVVELRAEDASIRAAGTVFDLMLAEAGADPDLPPPLISRLAELLFFYVTRHVARQHDVVSGLMALARRPEFTALLEKMMADPGHDWSTENMARTVHMSRSSFYKHFVDASGQPPAQFLLLLRMKIAAQRLNHGETIERAAEHVGYRSHAAFSRAFQKVIGEPPGAFRRQRRSLDPAPQLN, encoded by the coding sequence ATGGACAGCCCCGCCGATACCGACCGCCTGGTCCACTGGCTGATCGACAGCATCGAGCTGGAAGCGGCCGCCTTCCACGTGGGCCAGTACTGCGGGCGCTGGCGTGCCTCGACGGCCGGCCGGGGCCTGGGCAGTTTCCACCTCGTGCTGCATGGCAGCTGCTGGCTGCATGTCGAAGGCCGCGCGCCATTGGAGCTGGGCCCGCGCGACGGCGTCTTCCTGCTGCGCGACATCCCGCACTTCCTCGGCCCCGATCCCGACCCGCGGGCGCCGCTGCCGGCCGGCGGCATGCAGCCGCTGGGGACGCCCGGCGCGGACACGACGGGCATCGCCTGCGGCTTCTTCCAGTACCGCGGCGCCCTCAGCACGCTCATCGTGGATTCGTTCCCGGACGTGGTGGAATTGCGCGCCGAGGATGCGTCGATCCGCGCGGCCGGCACCGTGTTCGACCTGATGCTGGCCGAGGCAGGGGCCGACCCGGACCTGCCGCCGCCATTGATCTCGCGCCTGGCCGAGCTGCTGTTCTTCTATGTGACGCGGCACGTGGCGCGCCAGCATGACGTGGTGTCCGGCCTGATGGCGCTGGCGCGCCGGCCCGAATTCACCGCCTTGCTGGAAAAGATGATGGCCGATCCCGGCCACGACTGGTCGACGGAGAACATGGCGCGCACCGTGCACATGTCACGCTCGAGCTTCTACAAGCATTTCGTGGACGCGAGCGGCCAGCCGCCGGCGCAATTCCTGCTGCTGCTCAGGATGAAGATCGCCGCGCAGCGGCTGAACCATGGCGAGACGATCGAGCGGGCCGCCGAGCACGTCGGCTACCGCTCGCACGCGGCGTTCTCGCGCGCCTTCCAGAAGGTGATCGGCGAGCCGCCCGGCGCATTCCGGCGGCAGCGGCGCAGCCTGGATCCGGCGCCGCAGCTGAATTGA
- a CDS encoding carboxymuconolactone decarboxylase family protein: MSRLTLHTVDTAPEASRPFVEKALANNGFLPNLIGVLANSPQALEMYMTVSGINAKTSLTLAEREVVQITAARIHGCDFCVAGHTAVALKKAQLPTETVRALQQGQATGDAKLDAVADFAKAVIATRGAVDDAALQAFLAAGYNEQQSLEVVLGVALATLCNFANTLAGSAINPELQPYAPGAI; encoded by the coding sequence ATGTCCCGTCTCACGCTGCATACCGTCGATACCGCGCCCGAAGCGAGCCGCCCCTTCGTGGAAAAGGCGCTGGCCAACAATGGCTTCCTGCCGAACCTGATCGGCGTGCTGGCCAATTCGCCGCAGGCGCTGGAGATGTACATGACGGTGTCGGGCATCAACGCGAAAACCAGCCTCACGCTGGCCGAGCGCGAAGTGGTGCAGATCACCGCCGCGCGCATCCACGGCTGCGATTTCTGCGTGGCCGGCCACACCGCCGTGGCGCTGAAGAAGGCGCAGCTGCCGACCGAAACGGTGCGCGCGCTGCAGCAGGGCCAGGCGACCGGTGACGCGAAGCTGGATGCCGTGGCCGATTTCGCCAAGGCGGTGATCGCCACCCGCGGCGCCGTGGACGACGCCGCGCTGCAAGCGTTCCTGGCCGCCGGCTACAACGAACAGCAGTCGCTGGAAGTGGTGCTGGGCGTGGCGCTCGCGACGCTGTGCAATTTCGCGAACACGCTGGCCGGCAGCGCCATCAACCCGGAGCTGCAACCCTACGCGCCCGGAGCCATCTGA
- a CDS encoding acyl-CoA dehydrogenase family protein, producing MAGARSIELPAALADWLASHADQLDTTQELASEVVPRLAEAKLFAIGVPQALGGSGGDVRDAIEAIAAVAERSLTAAFVFWGHRTFIEYVLQSPNASLRERWLAPLLRGEIAGATGLSNAMKFLSGIESLQITATPEGEGWRLDGGLAWITNLRKEGFVAAAAVTSAAGAPPAVIAFRGDAQGAARSADLDLLALRGSNTAAIKLDGVRIGEADVITHDARSWLPAVRPAFLGMQCGMSIGLARAALAAAHRLCTASRSGLLARVEALQVELARAVEQLEDGVHDGRFKAAAAPMFRLRISLAEIVQQAVMLELQGSGGRAYLMNHDRNFARRWREAAFVPIVTPSLTQLQLELQKQAAAAGRA from the coding sequence ATGGCGGGCGCACGTTCCATCGAACTGCCGGCCGCGCTGGCCGACTGGCTGGCCAGCCACGCCGACCAGCTCGATACGACGCAGGAGCTGGCATCCGAAGTGGTGCCGCGCCTGGCGGAAGCGAAGCTGTTCGCCATCGGCGTGCCCCAGGCGCTGGGCGGCAGCGGTGGCGACGTGCGCGATGCCATCGAGGCGATCGCCGCCGTGGCCGAACGGTCGCTGACGGCGGCCTTCGTGTTCTGGGGCCACCGTACCTTCATCGAATACGTGCTGCAAAGCCCGAACGCCAGCTTGCGCGAGCGCTGGCTGGCGCCGCTGCTGCGCGGCGAGATCGCCGGTGCCACCGGCCTGTCGAACGCGATGAAGTTCCTGTCCGGGATCGAGTCGCTGCAGATCACCGCCACGCCCGAAGGAGAGGGCTGGCGCCTCGATGGCGGCCTGGCCTGGATTACCAACCTGCGCAAGGAAGGTTTTGTTGCCGCGGCCGCCGTCACGTCGGCCGCCGGAGCCCCGCCGGCCGTGATCGCGTTCCGCGGCGATGCGCAAGGTGCGGCGCGCAGCGCCGACCTGGACCTGCTGGCCCTGCGCGGCAGCAATACCGCCGCCATCAAGCTCGATGGCGTGCGCATCGGCGAGGCCGATGTGATCACGCACGACGCCCGCAGCTGGCTGCCGGCCGTGCGTCCGGCGTTCCTGGGCATGCAGTGCGGCATGTCGATCGGCCTGGCCCGTGCCGCCCTGGCCGCCGCGCACCGGCTGTGCACGGCCTCGCGCAGCGGCCTGCTGGCCCGCGTGGAAGCGCTGCAGGTGGAGCTGGCGCGCGCCGTCGAGCAGCTGGAGGATGGCGTGCATGACGGCCGCTTCAAGGCCGCCGCCGCGCCGATGTTCCGGCTGCGCATCTCGCTGGCCGAGATCGTGCAGCAGGCGGTGATGCTGGAACTGCAGGGCAGCGGCGGCCGTGCCTACCTGATGAACCACGACCGCAACTTCGCGCGGCGCTGGCGCGAAGCGGCGTTCGTGCCGATCGTGACGCCGAGCCTTACCCAGCTGCAGCTGGAGCTGCAGAAGCAGGCCGCCGCCGCAGGTCGCGCATGA
- a CDS encoding ABC transporter ATP-binding protein: MTAPEVAVAGGPALDARGLRFGYQGRAVVDGVSLAIGKREIVCLLGGSGCGKSTLLRGLAGLAAPDAGSVTFLDQPLLAPHPRAALVFQQPSLLPWLDVRANVGFGLDFARQPAIERAAREKRILDAIEAVGLASHAHAYPAQLSGGQAQRVALARALAREPELLFADEPFSALDAITRAEMQSLLVDLVHRWHTAALLVTHDIDEAILVADRILLLAGRPGRIAREWRVDIPRPREDHGDEIVRLRLEIVHELRVAALRDATNQTG; this comes from the coding sequence ATGACGGCGCCGGAAGTCGCGGTGGCGGGCGGTCCCGCCCTCGATGCGCGCGGGCTGCGCTTCGGCTACCAGGGCAGGGCGGTCGTCGACGGCGTCTCGCTGGCCATCGGCAAGCGGGAGATCGTCTGCCTGCTGGGCGGCAGCGGCTGCGGCAAGTCCACCCTGCTGCGCGGCCTGGCCGGGCTGGCCGCGCCGGATGCCGGCAGCGTGACGTTCCTCGACCAGCCGCTGCTCGCTCCGCATCCGCGCGCGGCCCTCGTGTTCCAGCAACCAAGCCTGTTGCCCTGGCTGGACGTGCGCGCCAACGTGGGCTTCGGCCTCGATTTCGCGCGCCAGCCCGCCATCGAACGCGCCGCTCGTGAAAAGCGCATCCTCGACGCCATCGAGGCGGTTGGCCTGGCCTCGCACGCACACGCGTATCCGGCGCAATTGTCCGGCGGGCAGGCACAGCGCGTGGCGCTGGCCCGCGCCCTGGCGCGCGAACCCGAGCTGCTGTTCGCCGACGAACCCTTCTCGGCGCTGGACGCGATCACGCGGGCCGAGATGCAGTCGCTGCTGGTGGACCTGGTACACCGCTGGCACACGGCGGCGCTGCTGGTCACGCACGATATCGACGAAGCGATCCTCGTGGCCGACCGCATCCTGCTGCTGGCGGGGCGGCCCGGCCGCATCGCGCGCGAATGGCGGGTGGACATTCCCCGGCCGCGCGAGGATCATGGCGACGAGATCGTGCGCCTGCGACTCGAGATCGTGCATGAACTGCGTGTCGCGGCCCTGCGCGACGCCACCAACCAAACTGGATAA
- a CDS encoding ABC transporter substrate-binding protein encodes MNNKDNIHICASSDCGCGMTRRDFLRMSTLATASAAAPLLFAGDARAQAFKGDDQPVKIGYLPITDAAPLLVAHGRKLFEAQGLKTEAPRLFRSWAQIVEAFVSGQVNVIHLLSPATLWVRYGSKFPAKVVAWNHVNGSGLTVLNDINSVADLGGKTVAIPFWYSIHNILLQKLLAANKLTVVTKGRNAELKKNEVNLVVLAPSEMVSALAAKSIAGYIVAEPFNALAETAGVGKILRFSGDVWKNHACCVTFLAERDLAEKPEWSQRVTNAIVNAQLWSRSNQVETAKLLSSSGSNRYTPHQLQPLTKVLAVTDYTEYQKRGIVAHPAWQQRRIDFQPYPFPSYTEELVRALAQTKVEGDTKFLAGLDPKFVARDLVDDRFVRKSIAAAGGPAAFGLPANLLRTETVAV; translated from the coding sequence ATGAACAACAAAGACAACATCCATATCTGCGCTTCGTCCGACTGCGGCTGCGGCATGACGCGCCGCGACTTCCTGCGCATGTCCACGCTGGCCACGGCCAGCGCCGCGGCCCCGCTGCTGTTTGCCGGCGATGCCCGCGCCCAGGCGTTCAAGGGCGACGACCAGCCCGTGAAGATCGGCTACCTGCCGATCACCGACGCGGCGCCGCTGCTGGTGGCGCATGGCCGCAAGCTGTTCGAGGCACAGGGCCTCAAGACCGAAGCGCCGCGCCTGTTCCGCAGCTGGGCGCAGATCGTGGAGGCGTTCGTGTCCGGCCAGGTGAACGTGATCCACCTGCTGTCGCCGGCCACGCTGTGGGTGCGCTACGGTTCGAAATTCCCGGCCAAGGTGGTGGCGTGGAACCACGTCAACGGCTCGGGCCTGACGGTACTGAACGACATCAATTCGGTGGCGGACCTGGGCGGCAAGACGGTGGCGATCCCGTTCTGGTACTCGATCCACAACATCCTGCTGCAAAAGCTGCTGGCGGCGAACAAGCTGACGGTCGTGACGAAGGGCCGCAACGCCGAGCTGAAAAAGAACGAGGTGAACCTGGTGGTGCTGGCGCCGTCGGAGATGGTGTCCGCGCTGGCGGCCAAGTCGATCGCCGGCTATATCGTGGCCGAGCCGTTCAACGCGCTGGCCGAGACGGCCGGCGTGGGCAAGATCCTGCGCTTCTCCGGCGACGTGTGGAAGAACCACGCGTGCTGCGTGACGTTCCTGGCCGAGCGCGACCTCGCCGAGAAGCCGGAGTGGTCGCAGCGCGTGACGAATGCGATCGTCAACGCCCAGCTGTGGTCCCGTTCCAACCAGGTGGAAACGGCCAAGCTGTTGTCGTCGTCCGGCTCGAACCGGTACACGCCGCACCAGCTGCAGCCGCTGACGAAGGTGCTGGCCGTGACCGACTACACGGAATACCAGAAGCGCGGCATCGTCGCCCACCCGGCCTGGCAGCAGCGCCGCATCGACTTCCAGCCGTATCCGTTCCCGTCCTACACCGAGGAGCTGGTGCGTGCGCTGGCGCAGACGAAGGTCGAGGGCGACACGAAGTTCCTGGCCGGCCTCGATCCGAAGTTCGTGGCGCGCGACCTGGTGGACGACCGCTTCGTTCGCAAGTCGATCGCCGCCGCCGGCGGTCCCGCCGCCTTCGGCCTGCCGGCCAACCTGCTGCGCACTGAAACGGTGGCCGTTTGA
- a CDS encoding ABC transporter permease, translating to MLARALLPVVGIALAVALWALGVSALEARTPIAAAFAPLATAHAFIEMVKGPDIWLHVAVSLKRVGIGLLCAIVVGVPLGILVALSRGFSQASTPLFQLLRMVSPLSWMPLAVMALGVGDAPVYFLLAFAATWPLMLNTVAGVAQLDPNWMLLARSLSATRFEIVWRVVLPGITAHILTGVRLAIGIIWIVLVPAEMLGVSAGLGYFILDTRDRLAYSELTAAIILIGLLGYALDYAARAAHARWLHAKPAKQGAFS from the coding sequence ATGTTGGCAAGGGCGCTGCTGCCCGTGGTGGGCATCGCGCTGGCGGTGGCGCTGTGGGCACTGGGCGTCTCCGCGCTGGAGGCGCGCACGCCGATCGCCGCCGCCTTCGCGCCGCTGGCTACGGCGCATGCCTTCATCGAGATGGTGAAGGGGCCGGATATCTGGCTGCACGTGGCCGTGAGCCTGAAGCGCGTGGGCATCGGCCTGCTGTGCGCCATCGTCGTCGGCGTGCCGCTGGGGATCCTGGTGGCACTGTCGCGCGGCTTCTCGCAGGCGAGTACGCCGCTGTTCCAGCTGCTGCGCATGGTGTCGCCGCTGTCGTGGATGCCGCTGGCCGTGATGGCGCTGGGCGTGGGCGACGCCCCGGTCTATTTCCTGCTGGCTTTCGCCGCCACGTGGCCGCTGATGCTGAACACGGTGGCCGGCGTGGCGCAGCTCGATCCGAACTGGATGCTGCTGGCGCGCAGCCTGTCGGCCACGCGCTTCGAGATCGTGTGGCGCGTGGTCCTGCCGGGCATCACCGCGCACATCCTCACCGGCGTGCGCCTCGCGATCGGCATCATCTGGATCGTGCTGGTGCCGGCCGAGATGCTGGGTGTGTCCGCGGGCCTGGGCTACTTCATCCTGGACACGCGCGACCGGCTCGCCTATTCGGAGCTGACCGCCGCCATCATCCTCATCGGCCTGCTGGGCTACGCGCTGGACTACGCCGCCCGCGCCGCGCATGCGCGGTGGCTGCATGCGAAGCCGGCGAAGCAGGGCGCATTCAGCTGA
- a CDS encoding Gfo/Idh/MocA family oxidoreductase: MSVDLDRRGFVLAAGGAIAASAIGSGALAQPAGRKVGYAIVGLGGYGLGQIIPQFKNCERSRLVALVSGDPAKAKRVAAEYGVPESGIYNYENYDKIRDNPDIDIVYICLPVSMHAEYTIRAAKAGKHVLCEKPMAVSSKECEAMIAACRQAGKKLMIGYRCHFEPTNLEAIRRARAGEIGKLRYFRSEHGFNAGDPNAWRLKKAMSGGGSMMDIGIYALQAARYMTGEEPVSVYAKETTDRNDPRFREVEDMIEFQLEFPSGVIGSCMSMYSANQNHVLLMGDKGRIEMEPATAYSGNRLWVGKGRENEIKPPPGPGKTQFAGQLDHLAQCVLENREPIVPGEEGLRDIRIIEAVYQSAREKRRIALKA, translated from the coding sequence ATGAGTGTGGATCTGGATCGACGTGGTTTCGTTCTCGCCGCCGGCGGCGCCATTGCGGCGTCGGCGATCGGTAGCGGCGCGCTGGCGCAGCCGGCGGGACGCAAGGTGGGGTATGCGATCGTGGGGCTGGGCGGGTATGGCCTCGGCCAGATCATCCCCCAGTTCAAGAACTGCGAGCGGAGCCGGCTGGTGGCGCTGGTGTCCGGCGACCCGGCCAAGGCGAAGCGGGTGGCGGCGGAGTACGGCGTGCCCGAAAGCGGCATCTACAACTACGAGAACTACGACAAGATCCGCGACAATCCCGATATCGACATCGTCTACATCTGCCTGCCGGTGTCCATGCACGCCGAGTACACGATCCGCGCCGCGAAAGCCGGCAAGCACGTGCTGTGCGAGAAGCCGATGGCGGTGTCCTCGAAGGAGTGCGAGGCGATGATCGCCGCCTGCCGCCAGGCCGGCAAGAAGCTGATGATCGGCTACCGCTGCCACTTCGAACCGACCAACCTGGAAGCGATCCGCCGCGCCCGCGCCGGCGAGATCGGCAAGCTGCGCTACTTCCGCTCCGAGCACGGCTTCAATGCCGGCGATCCGAACGCATGGCGGCTGAAGAAGGCCATGTCCGGCGGCGGGTCGATGATGGATATCGGCATCTATGCCTTGCAGGCCGCGCGCTACATGACGGGCGAGGAACCGGTCTCCGTCTACGCGAAGGAAACGACCGACCGCAACGACCCGCGCTTCCGGGAAGTGGAGGACATGATCGAGTTCCAGCTCGAATTCCCGTCCGGTGTGATCGGATCGTGCATGTCGATGTACAGCGCCAACCAGAACCACGTGCTGCTGATGGGCGACAAGGGCCGCATCGAGATGGAACCGGCCACGGCCTACAGCGGCAACCGCCTGTGGGTCGGCAAGGGCCGCGAGAACGAGATCAAGCCGCCGCCCGGCCCTGGCAAGACGCAGTTCGCCGGCCAGCTCGACCACCTTGCCCAATGCGTGCTCGAGAACCGCGAGCCGATCGTGCCGGGCGAGGAGGGCTTGCGCGACATCCGCATCATCGAAGCCGTCTACCAGTCCGCCCGCGAAAAACGGCGCATCGCCCTCAAGGCCTGA